A window from uncultured Flavobacterium sp. encodes these proteins:
- a CDS encoding undecaprenyl-diphosphate phosphatase, translated as MNTLQAIVLAIIEGITEFLPISSTGHMIIASSFFGIAHEDFTKLFTIVIQLGAILSVVVLYFKRFFQTLDFYFKLLVAFIPAVVLGLLLSDFIDGLLENPVTVAISLLIGGLILLKVDEWFNKPNTAETSQEITYLQAFKIGLFQCLAMIPGVSRSGASIVGGMSQKLSRTTAAEFSFFLAVPTMLGATVKKCYDYYKAGFELSHDQINLLVIGNVVAFIVALLAIKSFIGFLTKNGFKVFGYYRIIAGIILLLIHFFIHPLTII; from the coding sequence ATGAATACATTACAAGCCATCGTTCTTGCCATTATTGAAGGAATCACAGAATTTTTGCCTATTTCTTCAACTGGTCACATGATTATTGCCTCTTCTTTCTTCGGAATTGCGCACGAAGATTTTACTAAACTTTTTACAATTGTTATTCAGCTTGGTGCTATACTTTCAGTAGTCGTTTTATATTTTAAGCGTTTCTTTCAAACACTTGATTTCTATTTTAAACTTCTCGTTGCGTTTATTCCAGCTGTCGTTTTAGGATTATTATTAAGCGATTTTATTGATGGTTTATTAGAAAACCCTGTTACGGTTGCCATCTCACTTTTAATAGGAGGATTAATTTTACTAAAAGTTGACGAGTGGTTCAATAAACCAAATACAGCAGAAACTTCGCAAGAAATCACGTATTTACAAGCTTTTAAAATTGGATTATTTCAATGTTTAGCAATGATTCCGGGAGTTTCACGAAGTGGTGCAAGTATTGTTGGAGGTATGTCTCAAAAATTATCGAGAACAACAGCTGCAGAATTTTCGTTTTTCCTTGCCGTTCCAACAATGTTGGGCGCGACAGTAAAAAAATGTTATGATTATTATAAAGCCGGATTTGAATTGTCTCACGACCAGATTAACTTATTAGTTATCGGGAACGTGGTGGCATTTATTGTAGCGCTTTTAGCAATTAAAAGCTTTATAGGCTTCCTGACTAAAAATGGCTTTAAAGTTTTTGGTTATTACCGAATAATCGCAGGAATCATTTTATTATTGATTCACTTTTTCATTCATCCCCTTACAATTATATAA
- a CDS encoding DUF3098 domain-containing protein, with product MKDNNNEQQKQEFLFDGINYKILLIGIGVIALGFILMSGGGSDNPNVFNEDVFSFRRIRLAPTTVLIGFGITIYSIFKKSK from the coding sequence ATGAAAGATAACAACAACGAACAACAAAAACAGGAATTCCTTTTTGACGGTATTAACTACAAAATCCTTTTGATAGGAATTGGTGTTATTGCATTAGGTTTTATACTAATGTCTGGCGGAGGAAGTGATAACCCGAATGTATTTAATGAAGATGTTTTTAGTTTTAGACGTATTCGTTTAGCTCCAACAACTGTTTTAATCGGTTTTGGAATCACGATTTATTCCATTTTTAAAAAATCTAAATAG
- a CDS encoding thioredoxin family protein, with product MKSIVAKALFHSYSYAEYRKLVADLLSEGKSTGDEQSENLTHYTSLNEVRMNRLEKTIKISEEVISKLQNLDNHYIWLVISEGWCGDAAQMLPILEKMAHESNKKIELKIVLRDQNDDLMSHYLTNGGRGIPKVIVICKEAGIVRADWGPRPKGATELMTNYKKEFGVIDEKIKTDLQLWYLADKGISVQKELVEIMENIKYNRL from the coding sequence ATGAAAAGTATTGTAGCCAAGGCGTTATTCCATAGTTATTCTTATGCTGAATATCGAAAATTAGTTGCCGATTTATTGTCTGAAGGAAAATCAACAGGAGACGAACAATCTGAAAATTTAACTCATTATACGAGTCTGAATGAAGTTAGAATGAATCGTTTAGAGAAAACAATCAAAATTTCTGAAGAGGTAATTTCAAAGCTACAAAACTTAGATAATCATTACATTTGGCTGGTAATATCTGAAGGCTGGTGTGGCGATGCAGCTCAAATGCTTCCTATTCTTGAGAAAATGGCGCATGAATCGAATAAAAAGATTGAACTAAAAATTGTTTTGCGTGACCAAAATGATGATTTAATGAGTCATTACCTAACGAATGGCGGAAGAGGAATCCCAAAAGTTATAGTGATTTGCAAAGAAGCAGGTATTGTTCGTGCCGATTGGGGACCAAGACCAAAAGGAGCTACAGAATTAATGACGAATTATAAAAAAGAATTTGGTGTTATTGATGAGAAAATCAAAACCGATTTGCAATTATGGTATTTGGCCGACAAGGGAATTTCTGTTCAGAAAGAATTAGTCGAGATTATGGAAAATATTAAGTATAACCGATTATGA
- the truB gene encoding tRNA pseudouridine(55) synthase TruB yields the protein MTPEEYLDGQVLLIDKPLKWSSFQAVNKLKYLLINKVGLPKKFKIGHAGTLDPLATGLLLICTGKFTKRISELQGQAKEYTGTFYIGATTPSYDLETEIDETFPTAHIDEALIHETVKQFLGEIDQKPPIFSAIKKDGVRLYEHARAGETIEIASRKTTIHEFEITRIALPEIDFRVVCSKGTYIRSLAFDFGKAMNSGSHLTVLRRTKIGDYDVKNAIDITLFEESLNL from the coding sequence ATGACACCTGAAGAATATTTAGACGGACAAGTTTTATTGATTGACAAACCTTTAAAATGGAGTTCGTTTCAAGCTGTCAATAAATTAAAATATCTTTTGATCAATAAAGTTGGACTTCCTAAAAAGTTCAAAATTGGTCACGCCGGAACTTTAGATCCTTTAGCAACTGGTTTATTATTAATTTGTACAGGAAAATTCACCAAAAGAATTTCTGAGCTTCAAGGTCAGGCCAAAGAATACACAGGAACATTTTACATCGGAGCCACTACTCCATCCTATGATTTAGAAACCGAGATCGACGAAACTTTTCCAACGGCTCATATTGATGAAGCTTTGATTCACGAAACAGTGAAACAATTTTTAGGCGAAATCGATCAAAAGCCACCTATTTTTTCAGCAATCAAAAAAGACGGAGTTCGCTTATACGAACATGCTCGTGCCGGAGAAACTATAGAAATTGCGAGCAGAAAAACTACAATTCACGAATTTGAAATTACCCGAATAGCATTACCCGAAATTGATTTTAGAGTAGTTTGCAGCAAAGGAACTTACATTCGTTCTCTTGCTTTTGATTTTGGAAAAGCGATGAATTCAGGATCACATTTAACTGTTTTACGCCGAACTAAAATTGGAGATTACGATGTAAAAAATGCGATCGACATTACATTGTTTGAAGAAAGTCTTAATTTGTAA
- the frr gene encoding ribosome recycling factor — MTEEIEFILDSTEESMNGSIAHLEKEFLNIRAGKASPAMLGSVFVDYYGSATPLSQVSKVSVPDARTITLQPFEKNMLHVIEKAIMVANIGFNPMNNGDMIIISVPPLTEDRRKELAKQAKAEAEDAKIGVRNVRKDANTDIKKLEKDGTSEDICKSAEEQVQNLTNTFIKKIDELLASKEAEIMKV, encoded by the coding sequence ATGACTGAAGAAATAGAATTTATATTAGATAGTACAGAAGAATCAATGAACGGTTCGATTGCGCATTTAGAGAAAGAATTTCTTAATATTCGTGCAGGAAAAGCTTCTCCGGCAATGTTGGGAAGTGTTTTTGTAGATTATTACGGTTCAGCAACACCACTTTCGCAAGTGTCAAAAGTTAGTGTTCCTGATGCCAGAACAATCACATTGCAGCCTTTCGAAAAAAACATGTTACATGTTATCGAAAAAGCAATTATGGTTGCAAACATTGGTTTTAACCCAATGAACAATGGAGATATGATTATCATCAGCGTTCCGCCTTTGACAGAAGATCGTCGTAAAGAATTGGCTAAACAAGCAAAAGCTGAGGCTGAAGATGCTAAAATTGGTGTTCGTAACGTACGTAAAGATGCTAATACAGATATCAAAAAATTAGAAAAAGACGGAACTTCAGAAGATATTTGTAAATCTGCAGAAGAACAAGTTCAAAATCTAACAAATACATTTATTAAAAAAATTGACGAATTATTAGCTTCAAAAGAAGCTGAAATCATGAAAGTCTAA
- the pyrH gene encoding UMP kinase, which produces MKYKRILLKLSGEALMGDLQYGIDPKRLAEYAEEIKQIHSKGVEIAIVIGGGNIFRGVAGASAGMDRVQGDYMGMLATVINGMALQGALEDNGMKTRLQTALKMESIAEPYIKRRADRHLEKGRIVIFGAGTGNPYFTTDTAAVLRGIEINADVILKGTRVDGVYDCDPEKNASAIKFDFISFDDVLKKGLNVMDTTAFTLSQENKLPIVVFDMNKIGNLLKICEGENIGTVVNI; this is translated from the coding sequence ATGAAATATAAAAGAATTCTTCTAAAACTTAGCGGCGAAGCCTTAATGGGTGATTTACAATACGGAATTGACCCTAAAAGATTAGCCGAGTATGCTGAAGAAATTAAGCAAATTCACAGTAAAGGAGTAGAAATTGCTATTGTTATTGGAGGAGGAAATATTTTTAGAGGCGTTGCCGGTGCAAGTGCTGGTATGGATAGAGTACAAGGCGATTACATGGGAATGCTTGCAACCGTAATTAACGGAATGGCTTTACAAGGTGCACTTGAAGACAATGGAATGAAAACGCGTTTACAGACTGCTTTAAAAATGGAATCTATTGCAGAACCATACATTAAAAGAAGAGCAGATCGTCATCTTGAAAAAGGAAGAATTGTAATCTTTGGTGCCGGAACCGGAAATCCATATTTCACAACTGATACTGCAGCGGTTTTAAGAGGAATCGAAATCAATGCCGATGTTATCCTAAAAGGAACTCGTGTTGATGGAGTTTATGATTGTGATCCTGAAAAAAATGCTTCGGCAATAAAATTTGATTTCATTTCGTTTGATGATGTTCTTAAAAAAGGACTTAACGTAATGGACACAACTGCTTTTACTCTAAGTCAGGAAAATAAATTACCAATCGTTGTTTTTGATATGAACAAAATTGGTAACCTTTTAAAAATTTGCGAAGGCGAAAACATAGGAACAGTAGTAAATATTTAG